In the genome of Streptomyces sp. V2I9, one region contains:
- a CDS encoding TetR/AcrR family transcriptional regulator: MQERAARTRRTVLEAAADEFAERGYQGASLQGVAWRAATSIGALTFHFRNKTALAEEVRTAGSARFARCLDELALSADPLTELRTLIGTLVRLAHEDPFVRAARRLEADAPEDAPLLAEIWLPVLRTLIDRADSARRLRPGVAPEDAVAMLSHLAEGAMAANCTARDTAWGSVGDSVWDVVLHGLAADGPNQGASGTASPGLAEARPGPS, encoded by the coding sequence ATGCAGGAACGGGCGGCCAGGACGCGCCGGACCGTATTGGAGGCGGCGGCCGACGAGTTCGCCGAGCGCGGCTACCAGGGCGCTTCCCTCCAGGGGGTGGCCTGGCGGGCCGCGACCTCCATCGGTGCTCTGACGTTCCACTTCAGGAACAAGACCGCTCTGGCCGAGGAGGTGCGCACGGCCGGGTCGGCCCGGTTCGCGCGCTGCCTGGACGAACTCGCGCTCTCCGCCGATCCGTTGACTGAGCTGCGTACGCTGATCGGCACGCTGGTCCGGCTCGCGCACGAGGACCCCTTCGTCCGCGCCGCGCGCCGGCTGGAGGCCGACGCGCCCGAGGACGCACCGCTGTTGGCCGAGATCTGGCTTCCCGTCCTGCGCACCCTGATCGACCGGGCCGACAGTGCCCGGCGGCTGCGCCCCGGTGTGGCCCCCGAGGACGCGGTGGCGATGCTGTCGCACCTCGCGGAGGGGGCGATGGCCGCGAACTGCACGGCCCGCGACACGGCGTGGGGCTCGGTGGGGGACTCGGTCTGGGACGTCGTCCTGCACGGCCTCGCCGCGGACGGGCCGAACCAGGGGGCCTCGGGAACCGCTTCACCGGGCCTCGCCGAGGCCCGCCCCGGTCCGTCCTGA